A single genomic interval of Flavobacterium sp. N2820 harbors:
- the prfA gene encoding peptide chain release factor 1 — protein sequence MLDRLQYVKQRFDEISDLIIQPDVIADQKRYVQLNKEYKDLKGLVEKREEYITIDANIKEANEIIADGSDAEMVEMAKMQLDEAKERLPQLEEEIKFMLIPKDPEDAKNVMVEIRAGTGGDEASIFAGDLFRMYTKYCEARGWRTSVVDVSEGTSGGFKEVIFEVTGEDVYGTLKFEAGVHRVQRVPQTETQGRVHTSAATVMVLPEAEEFDVQIDMNDVRVDFFCSSGPGGQSVNTTKSAVRLTHIPTGLVAQCQDQKSQHKNKDKALDVLRSRLYEKELAIKQAEDATKRSSQVSSGDRSAKIRTYNYSQGRVTDHRIGLDVFDMDGVMNGKIQKFVDELQMVNNMEKLKENEVF from the coding sequence ATGTTAGATAGATTACAATATGTGAAGCAACGTTTCGATGAAATATCAGATTTGATTATTCAACCTGATGTAATTGCCGATCAAAAACGCTATGTACAATTAAATAAAGAATACAAAGACCTTAAAGGTTTAGTAGAAAAGCGTGAGGAGTACATCACAATTGATGCAAATATTAAGGAAGCAAATGAAATTATTGCTGATGGGTCTGATGCCGAAATGGTAGAAATGGCCAAAATGCAATTAGACGAGGCAAAAGAGCGTTTACCGCAATTAGAAGAAGAAATCAAATTTATGTTGATTCCAAAAGATCCAGAAGATGCGAAAAACGTAATGGTTGAAATTCGTGCGGGTACAGGAGGTGATGAAGCTTCGATTTTTGCTGGTGATTTATTCCGTATGTACACTAAATATTGTGAAGCACGTGGTTGGAGAACTTCTGTAGTGGATGTTAGTGAAGGAACTTCTGGTGGATTCAAAGAGGTAATTTTTGAAGTTACTGGAGAAGATGTTTACGGAACATTGAAATTTGAAGCAGGAGTACACCGTGTACAGCGTGTGCCACAAACGGAAACACAAGGTCGAGTACACACTTCGGCAGCAACAGTAATGGTATTGCCTGAAGCAGAAGAATTTGATGTACAAATTGATATGAACGATGTTCGTGTGGACTTTTTCTGTTCGTCTGGACCGGGTGGGCAATCGGTAAATACAACTAAGTCAGCGGTTCGTTTAACACACATTCCAACTGGATTAGTAGCGCAGTGTCAAGATCAAAAATCACAACACAAAAATAAAGATAAAGCATTAGATGTATTGCGTTCTCGTTTGTATGAAAAGGAATTAGCAATCAAACAAGCAGAAGATGCTACAAAACGTTCTTCGCAAGTGAGTTCAGGTGACCGTTCGGCAAAAATTAGAACTTATAATTATTCGCAAGGTCGTGTAACTGATCACCGAATTGGTTTAGATGTTTTTGATATGGATGGTGTAATGAATGGAAAAATTCAAAAGTTTGTTGATGAGCTTCAAATGGTGAACAACATGGAAAAATTAAAAGAAAACGAGGTTTTCTAA
- a CDS encoding YdeI/OmpD-associated family protein: MEKENKWNKTNQWENEIEQLHAIIRKTSLVETTKWGGSVYTHKNKNVLGIGSFKSYFGIWFYNGVFLKDEKKLLINANEENTKSLRQMRFTSVNEIDEKLILYYINEAIEIEEKGLVIPKEKKETIIPELLQNELDKNQELLTKFNEFSPYKQREFIEHLTSAKQEKTQLARLEKIIPQIIEGKGLNDKYR, encoded by the coding sequence TTGGAAAAAGAAAACAAGTGGAACAAAACCAATCAATGGGAAAATGAAATTGAGCAATTGCATGCGATTATTCGTAAAACTTCTTTAGTTGAAACTACTAAATGGGGCGGTTCTGTTTATACACACAAGAATAAAAATGTGTTAGGAATTGGTAGTTTTAAATCTTATTTTGGAATTTGGTTTTATAATGGTGTTTTTCTGAAAGATGAAAAAAAACTACTCATTAATGCTAATGAAGAAAATACCAAGTCATTGCGACAAATGCGATTTACCTCGGTCAATGAAATAGATGAAAAACTAATTTTATATTATATTAATGAAGCGATTGAAATAGAAGAAAAAGGGTTGGTTATCCCAAAAGAAAAAAAAGAAACTATAATTCCAGAACTTCTTCAAAACGAATTGGATAAAAATCAGGAACTTTTAACCAAATTCAATGAATTTTCTCCTTATAAACAAAGAGAGTTTATCGAACACCTCACTTCAGCAAAACAAGAAAAAACACAATTAGCACGATTAGAAAAAATAATTCCGCAGATTATAGAGGGAAAAGGATTAAATGATAAATACAGATAA
- a CDS encoding M20/M25/M40 family metallo-hydrolase produces MFQTINFNKKFLLVLITSFSVLAPAQEKHLKNIKQLTFGGDNAEAYFSPKGDQLTLQVTNKAFGVSCDQIFMLDLKAQEFNEKSLQLVSTGKGRTTCSYYMPDGKHILYASTHASDHACPAPPKPIEGKYLWAIYPEFDIYIADLKGNITKQLTNTPGYDAEAVVSPDGKKIAFTSIRSGDLEIYTMDIDGSNLKQITFGLGYDGGCFFSHDSKKIVFRSSRPKTAEAVKEYKDLLAQNLVAPSEMEIYTCNIDGSDLKQITNLGKANWAPYFHPTDKKIIFSSNHHSTRGYDFQLFMIDIDGENLQQITYESEFNAFPMFSPDGKKLVFSSNRMQSKPRETNVFIADWIEGDKTEIAQPKTLKKHISYLSSDELQGRLTGSAGEKKAATYIVKEFKSLGLKPYANQSYLQTFNYKVKINPHSTDASSDKANSGTNVIAFLDNKASKTIVIGAHYDHLGLNEHNHSSKPNSHGEIHNGADDNASGVAAVLELARMFSQNKTKENVNYIFALFSGEEDGLIGSKHMAETLKSLYPNVVTMINLDMIGRLDKDKSLTVGGIGTAPEFSTIITKNKPAGFNVTLDNAGQGPSDHTSFYLKDIPVLFFFTGTHADYHKPSDDEDKINYYGVRNIVDYVFRVSNEIASLDKIEFTQTAMNAGKTVPKYKVTLGIMPDYTDHGDGLHIDGVTENRPAHAAGILEGDILIKIGDCEIKEVYGYMDCLAKLTVGDEKDVTVMRNGKPITMKVKF; encoded by the coding sequence ATGTTTCAAACAATAAATTTTAATAAAAAGTTTTTACTCGTACTAATTACATCTTTTTCAGTACTTGCTCCAGCTCAAGAAAAACATTTAAAAAACATCAAACAACTCACTTTTGGTGGCGACAATGCCGAAGCCTACTTTAGTCCAAAAGGGGATCAATTAACACTTCAAGTTACCAACAAAGCATTTGGTGTTTCTTGTGACCAAATCTTCATGTTAGATTTAAAAGCACAAGAATTCAATGAAAAAAGCTTGCAATTGGTTTCAACTGGAAAAGGAAGAACCACTTGTTCTTATTATATGCCCGATGGAAAACACATTTTATATGCTTCCACACACGCATCAGACCATGCTTGTCCTGCTCCTCCAAAGCCAATTGAAGGAAAATATTTATGGGCGATTTATCCTGAATTTGATATTTATATTGCCGATTTAAAAGGAAACATCACAAAACAGCTAACAAATACGCCAGGTTATGATGCTGAAGCTGTTGTTTCTCCAGATGGTAAAAAAATTGCTTTTACTAGTATTAGAAGCGGCGATTTAGAAATTTACACCATGGATATCGATGGTAGTAATTTAAAACAAATTACTTTTGGATTAGGATATGATGGCGGTTGTTTCTTTTCGCACGATAGTAAAAAAATTGTTTTTCGTTCATCTCGACCTAAAACTGCTGAAGCTGTTAAAGAATATAAAGATTTATTAGCTCAGAATTTGGTTGCTCCATCTGAAATGGAAATCTATACTTGCAACATTGATGGTTCCGATTTAAAACAAATTACGAATTTAGGAAAAGCCAATTGGGCACCTTACTTCCATCCTACCGATAAAAAAATTATTTTTTCGTCTAATCATCACTCAACAAGAGGATATGATTTCCAGCTATTTATGATTGATATTGATGGCGAAAACTTACAACAAATTACATACGAAAGTGAATTTAATGCTTTTCCGATGTTTTCTCCTGATGGAAAAAAATTAGTTTTTTCGAGTAATAGAATGCAAAGTAAGCCTAGAGAAACCAACGTTTTTATTGCCGATTGGATTGAAGGTGACAAAACTGAAATTGCTCAACCAAAAACATTAAAAAAACATATTTCTTATTTATCATCTGATGAATTACAAGGTAGATTGACTGGTTCGGCTGGAGAAAAAAAAGCAGCAACATATATTGTAAAAGAATTTAAATCTTTGGGATTAAAGCCTTATGCAAACCAATCGTATTTACAAACTTTCAATTATAAGGTAAAAATTAATCCGCACAGCACAGATGCTTCAAGCGATAAAGCAAATAGTGGCACAAATGTGATTGCATTTTTAGACAATAAAGCTTCAAAAACAATTGTAATTGGAGCACATTACGACCATTTGGGATTAAACGAACACAATCATTCTTCGAAGCCTAATTCACATGGCGAAATTCATAATGGAGCAGACGATAATGCATCAGGTGTTGCCGCAGTACTTGAATTAGCACGTATGTTTTCACAAAATAAAACAAAAGAGAATGTCAATTATATTTTTGCTTTATTTTCGGGAGAAGAAGATGGTTTAATTGGTTCAAAACATATGGCAGAAACACTGAAAAGTTTATATCCAAATGTAGTGACCATGATAAATTTAGACATGATTGGTCGTTTAGATAAAGATAAAAGTTTAACTGTAGGTGGAATTGGAACTGCTCCAGAATTTTCAACTATTATAACCAAAAACAAACCCGCTGGTTTCAACGTTACTTTAGACAATGCAGGTCAAGGTCCTTCTGATCATACTTCATTTTATTTAAAAGATATTCCCGTTTTATTTTTCTTTACAGGAACACATGCAGATTATCACAAACCAAGTGATGACGAAGATAAAATCAATTATTATGGTGTAAGAAACATTGTTGATTATGTATTTAGAGTATCCAATGAAATTGCATCATTAGATAAAATCGAGTTTACTCAAACAGCAATGAATGCAGGAAAAACTGTTCCAAAATATAAAGTAACTTTAGGAATTATGCCTGATTATACTGACCATGGTGATGGTTTACACATTGATGGAGTTACAGAAAATCGTCCAGCACATGCGGCTGGTATATTAGAAGGCGATATTTTAATAAAAATTGGTGATTGCGAAATTAAAGAAGTCTATGGATACATGGATTGTTTAGCCAAATTAACAGTTGGTGATGAAAAAGACGTAACCGTAATGCGAAATGGAAAACCAATAACAATGAAAGTGAAATTCTAA